From one Rhodamnia argentea isolate NSW1041297 chromosome 1, ASM2092103v1, whole genome shotgun sequence genomic stretch:
- the LOC115747769 gene encoding novel plant SNARE 13: MASELQMSPQMEQIHGEIKDNFRALANGFQKIDKIKDSNRQSKQLEELTGRMRECKRLIKEFDREVKDEEGRNPPEVNRQLNDEKQSMIKELNSYVALRKTYMSTLGNKKLELFDMGAGVSEPIADEDVQVASAMTNQQLIDAGTKQMDETDQVIERSKKVVEQTMEVGTQTAVTLKGQTEQMGRIVNELDTIQFSINKASQLVKEIGRQVATDKCIMLFLLLIVCGVIAIIVVKIVNPHNKDIRDIPGLAPPAPSRRLLSLRDFEDAR; the protein is encoded by the exons AAATGGCTTCCAGAAGATTGATAAGATCAAAGATTCCAACCGCCAAAGTAAACAATTGGAGGAACTCACTGGGAGGATGAGGGAGTGTAAGAG ATTGATCAAAGAGTTTGATCGAGAAGTTAAGGATGAGGAGGGCAGAAATCCACCAGAAGTAAATAGGCAACTCAATGATGAGAAGCAATCTATG ATCAAAGAGCTAAACTCGTACGTAGCATTGAGGAAAAC GTATATGAGTACTCTTGGTAATAAGAAACTTGAACTTTTTGATATGGGAGCTGGAGTAAGTGAACCCATTGCTGATGAAGATGTCCAAGTGGCATCAG CCATGACAAACCAACAACTTATTGATGCTGGAACGAAGCAAATGGATGAGACTGATCAGGTCATTGAGCGCTCGAAAAAG GTTGTTGAGCAAACTATGGAAGTGGGAACACAGACTGCTGTCACCTTAAAGGGCCAA ACTGAGCAAATGGGCAGAATTGTGAATGAGCTTGATACGATCCAGTTTTCTATAAACAAGGCTTCCCAACTTGTGAAGGAAATTGGCAGACAG GTCGCGACAGATAAATGTATTATGCTTTTCCTATTACTCATCGTGTGTGGTGTGATAGCAATTATTGTGGTGAAG ATTGTGAACCCCCACAACAAGGACATCAGGGACATTCCTGGACTAGCACCACCCGCCCCGTCTAGAAGGTTGTTGTCTCTCAGGGATTTCGAAGATGCTCGGTAG
- the LOC115747767 gene encoding probable sugar phosphate/phosphate translocator At3g17430, producing MGKMINKPLVLTYLYLLIYILLSSGVILYNKWVLSPKYFNFPFPITLTMIHMGFSGAVAFLLIRVFKVVAPVKMTFEIYATCVIPISAFFASSLWFGNTAYLHISVAFIQMLKALMPVATFVTAVMCGTDKLRCDVFSNMLVVSIGVVISSYGEIHFNIVGTAYQVTGIFAEALRLVLTQVLLQKKGLTLNPITSLYYIAPCSFVFLFVPWYLLEMQEMEVSQIQFNFWIFFSNAICALALNFSIFLVIGRTGAVTIRVAGVLKDWILIALSTVIFPESTITGLNIIGYAIALCGVVMYNYIKIKDVRASQTPSESIPERITKEWKLEKKSSDPFLPSKGSDNNGGRNGGNSPTADSSVDEEAPLIQSSRFYYTGRTQFNSHSK from the exons ATGGGCAAGATGATTAACAAGCCGCTGGTCCTGACATACCTTTACCTATTAATTTACATTTTGCTTTCATCTGGAGTTATACTTTACAACAAG TGGGTACTTTCTCCCAAGTACTTcaatttcccatttccaattaCACTTACCATGATTCATATGGGATTTTCTGGAGCAGTAGCCTTTCTTCTTATTCGTGTTTTCAAG GTTGTAGCTCCAGTTAAGATGACCTTTGAAAT ATACGCAACGTGTGTCATACCAATAAGTGCATTCTTTGCTTCAAGCCTCTG GTTTGGCAACACTGCCTACTTGCACATTTCTGTGGCCTTCATCCAGATGCTGAAAGCTCTAA TGCCAGTGGCAACCTTTGTCACCGCAGTTATGTGTGGCACTGATAAATTAAGGTGTGATGTGTTCTCAAACATGCTGGTGGTGAGCATCGGGGTTGTGATTTCCTCGTATGGGGAAATCCATTTCAATATTGTTGGTACAGCTTACCAGGTCACAGGAATCTTTGCTGAGGCTCTTAGGCTGGTTTTGACCCAAGTCCTACTGCAAAAGAAGGGCTTAACTCTAAACCCAATCACTAGCCTGTATTATATTGCTCCATGCAG TTTCGTGTTTCTGTTTGTGCCTTGGTATTTACTCGAGATGCAAGAGATGGAAGTTTCACAGATCCAGTTCAACTTTTGGATCTTTTTCTCTAATGCTATCTGTGCTTTGGCTCTcaacttttccattttcctgGTTATCGGTCGAACCGGTGCGGTTACCATTCGCGTAGCTGGTGTATTGAAAGATTGGATATTGATAGCACTTTCCACTGTTATATTTCCTGAGTCGACAATAACTGGGCTCAATATAATAGGCTATGCAATAG CTCTTTGTGGTGTTGTTATGTATAATTACATTAAAATTAAAGATGTCCGTGCGTCGCAAACTCCATCAGAGAGTATTCCAGAAAGAATTACAAAG GAGTGGAAGCTCGAGAAGAAGTCATCTGACCCTTTTCTGCCTAGCAAGGGTAGTGACAACAATGGTGGAAGGAATGGAGGGAATAGTCCCACCGCCGACTCTAGTGTCGATGAAGAAGCGCCTCTTATCCAGTCATCAAGATTTTATTACACAGGACGGACGCAATTTAACAGCCATTCTAAATGA